The genomic segment CTTGCGTAATTTTTCAACTTGCAGTGTTGCAACAGCTCAATCGACCAGTATGAAAGTAACTTGGCAATGATCGTTAAATCCTTGATCCTCTCAATATCTGAGACGAGCCAAGGAGGGAAGCCGGATACGTGTGATTCTAGCTGCATCCTGTACACTCTTGCGAAACTTCTACAGTCTTCTGGTTATGATGCTGCTCTATGTGTATCTAGGTGGCAGGGCTTTGGAAAAGTTCCAGGAGGTATTGCACAGttctaaatgatttttaatatataatatctgTTATGTTGTATGGAAGCAAAACTTTTGGTAAAAATCTGGTGACTGTAAATGCCAAGTAGCCGCTTGAGAGAACCAGAGTTTTTTGTTTCACAGTTCTACACAAGAAGCATGTCTGTGTTTGGTTTTCTTTTCATTCAAGAACTGGGAGAGAGATTAATTTTGAGTATGTCCGGATTGTTTTTTGAGAGTTGGCATGATTGGCTTTGATTGTTATTTTTGCGATTCTTGTGTTAAGACTGGTTACTTCATCGTGTTATATGTGTGAAATGAGATATACTTCAGAATTATAAATGTAAAATTCTTTTGAGAAAGGACGAGGGAGAACACTTTCTCAGAAACTAAATTGACGAAGCTAAGAATTTTCCAGCTTGGAATTTTAACATAATATGACTGTCTCATGATGTAACTAACTTGAATCACAGGCTTTTGCTTTAATGGTACCCGACATAGCTAAATGTAGAGAAGGCTGTCCCATGTGCAAAGTAGTGGCTTCTGTAGTTGCTAGGTGGAATTAAACATGCAGCATATTTTCTATAAAATTTGTCCCCTTTTGTTCTAACACTCGATGATAGAACTCCTATCTTATTTTCGTTTAAACCATCTGTTATAATTATCATCTTCCCATCTGCTGTAGGTGAACACGAGTTCATAGACGTGATAACCCACGAAAACAATGAAAACCCGCAAAGGTACATCATTGACATCGACTTCCGAAGCCACTTTCAAATAGCAAGAGCAGTGAAGCCGTACAATGTAGTCTTGAGTTCCCTTCCTCCGATATACATTGGCACCTTGACCAAGCTCAAGCAATATCTTGAAATCATGGTTGAAGCAACTCGCTTCTCGCTCGAGCAAAACTCGATGCCTCTACCCCCATGGAGGTCATTAGCTTATTTGGAGGCTAAGTGGGAATCTCCTTCCCAAAGAATAGTTAGCCTTCATCCTGATGCCACTTCTTCCTCTCATCAGCCCTACATTGGTTTGCTCAGGAGACTAAAATCCTTCATCGGAGCTGATTTCAGAAATTCAAGGACGATTGATTCTTGGAAAGAAATATGAGTTATTGACCAGTTgagtaaaaataaaatgttatttctCAATCGAGTTAGATCTCTTGGTCGAATATCAAGAGGATACAGATATATTTGCAATTTTGTATGTAGAATACCTGGTTCTACCATTGAGAGAGCGACTGCAAAGTAAAGCTAATGGAATAGGTAGTAGCATAACTTTGCGGTTTCAATTCTTTGGATGGCTTGTTTGTTGCCTATTCTATTGTTTGTTTAATTCCTcggtaatttttttaaattatgatataatcTTCGTATAGATATAATTAATCCAAATGattgaataatatttcatcaattaATATAACTATGACATTACACTTATTTGaacataaatcaaattaattaaaataaatgtagTTCACACACGCACCTGTAGGTGCATTAATAATATTATCCATTAAAATATATTGAGCTACGTAGGCGGTGACACATAAGTGTGCctgcaatatatattttatgtctTTATTTTTGTGCCAAGTTTGTATAACGAGtttcttaatttatttatttttaactattattactattatttactTCCGTcggagttttttttttcaaatacttTGGAAATTTAGATAcatgaataaaaaatatttaaaattattctacttttttttttccaaaaatgatTTGTAAAAATTATGACTATAAGggataattttcaaataaaattaacTAATATGATATTATCTCAAGAGTTAATTTTGTGAAATGAATTgatgactcgactcaactcatgaaaaaatattacattttatgctaaaaatattattttgtataatatatattcatCGAATCGACCTATCTATCGGAGATAGACCAATGACTCACTATCTTAAATCATAATTTCCACTATCTCATTATCCTAACacgaagaaaaaaaatataaataaatcaaaatttataaaaatatattttatgcatATGCAACACATGTGTTTGTGTTATagttataattaaaaataattatattatattttatatttatcaataaaaaaattagaaatactaaaatattataaaatcatGGGACCGAGGACAAAATTAACTGTTTTTTGATATTTTGGtagatttatttataaaaaatccGCACAAGATTACGAGCCTGATAATTTCTCCTACTGACGGAAAACCTGAAACCCTAGCCCCTCGCCG from the Primulina tabacum isolate GXHZ01 chromosome 8, ASM2559414v2, whole genome shotgun sequence genome contains:
- the LOC142553451 gene encoding uncharacterized protein LOC142553451, giving the protein MRGKANRSLVVIGGRGFDLLGNIRGDLGGELRCRSTGSEHDLAAMVTDFIEIGSTGAESWCSSDTDSGLSDLAFLAEKISCCNSSIDQYESNLAMIVKSLILSISETSQGGKPDTCDSSCILYTLAKLLQSSGYDAALCVSRWQGFGKVPGGEHEFIDVITHENNENPQRYIIDIDFRSHFQIARAVKPYNVVLSSLPPIYIGTLTKLKQYLEIMVEATRFSLEQNSMPLPPWRSLAYLEAKWESPSQRIVSLHPDATSSSHQPYIGLLRRLKSFIGADFRNSRTIDSWKEI